One region of Culex pipiens pallens isolate TS chromosome 2, TS_CPP_V2, whole genome shotgun sequence genomic DNA includes:
- the LOC120432659 gene encoding defensin-A-like: MQSVTIFCFALVCFTATLQVVRALPQDGVLTEETYEYVMSLVDVAPSEAEVVKPLPEHHRQRRATCDLLSGFGVNDSACAAHCILRGNRGGYCNGKKVCVCRN; the protein is encoded by the exons ATGCAGTCCGTTACAATATTTTGCTTCGCCCTGGTTTGCTTCACGGCAACATTACAGGTAGTCCGAGCTCTCCCCCAAGATGGTGTCCTTACCGAGGAGACCTACGAGTACGTCATGAGTTTGG tgGACGTCGCCCCAAGCGAAGCTGAAGTTGTGAAACCCCTGCCGGAACACCATCGTCAGCGAAGGGCCACCTGTGACCTGCTGAGTGGATTCGGCGTCAACGATAGTGCCTGTGCGGCGCACTGTATCCTGCGCGGCAACCGGGGAGGATACTGCAACGGCAAGAAGGTTTGCGTGTGCCGAAACTGA
- the LOC120432661 gene encoding defensin-C-like encodes MNSFGTACLAALCLFAIVSTGNGFPQESADQVQSYANNLFDELPEQSYQAAAENLRLKRATCDLLSGLGVNDSACAAHCIARGNRGGYCNSKKVCVCRK; translated from the exons atgAACTCGTTTGGAACAGCTTGCTTGGCCGCTTTGTGCTTGTTTGCCATCGTTTCCACTGGAAATGGGTTCCCACAGGAGTCCGCTGACCAAGTTCAGTCATACGCCAATAATTTGT TTGACGAACTCCCCGAGCAGTCGTACCAAGCCGCCGCGGAGAATCTCCGCCTGAAGCGGGCCACCTGCGACCTGCTGAGTGGACTTGGCGTCAACGATAGTGCCTGCGCGGCGCACTGTATTGCCCGAGGGAACCGTGGCGGTTACTGCAACTCCAAGAAGGTCTGCGTCTGCCGTAAATGA